Proteins encoded by one window of Tunturibacter psychrotolerans:
- a CDS encoding alpha-L-rhamnosidase — MKILRPAISPLASVARTLLVAPVFSLCVAQCFAAPVHLRVDQQVDPLGIDSAAPTLSWQSDSTARNWTQSAYRILVASSPAGLRAEHADVWDSGRQVSSESVNVEYAGPALKSHQRCYWAVRTWDAKGKEERSTEAAWWEMGLLQPSDWQAQWIRRSDDDETAILKKIAWIWLPNGDAQHVPQGAEAEFRYNLHLSKVPASASLHVFAGGIFTTRVNGVVTGHKDQWGSFDREDIRDQLHAGDNQIVIHIETPKSNDANKTFRAALAAALQLTDDSGKTSWIESDDTWEARSIKPAQGKEWSPARRLGALADLHFGVYTDRESPAPNPDRIDSGTALFRKQFTSEHKVASARLYITALGSYEAFLNGKRVSDFRLTPGFTDYRKRVLYQTYDVTSLLVSGHNTVAAILGAGWHGSPLLWSGSRLFPGPDRLRAQLELTFADGTHQMIATDSSWQTAASPIVSSEIYGGEAYDARLEVKGWNTSATRDPLSWTPVVVDDANTKILVTAQPDTPVQPRETITPLNVTMVGSGSAQDAVFDMGQNMVGVVRLHVRGARGTTVKLRFAERLNPDGTVYTENLRDADATDYYTLSGNGDETWTPVFTFHGFRYVQMSGYSGKPPLSTLQGEVLNSLPASPSIRFESSSEPLNKMSQLGLWGQRGNFLSIPTDCPQRDERMGWMGDAGAFWRTGSYNFDIDAFSHKFMLDVTDAQTADGAFSNISPDLMLGSSDHPGAPGWGDAGVLVPYATWLQYGDASLIEKDWPDMERWMDFILRTNPNYIREKELGNNFADWLAPDPRTPSDLVATAYWVIIARQMQTMAVALGRTADAEKYATLISHIQSAYQKKYVHSDGSVAGDTQSAYVLTLYTGLAPKELEKSMTDRLVRDIQARQTHLTTGFLGTPFLLSVLEAEGRSDVAYKLLLTTTYPSWGYMVDKGATTWWERWNGDTGDPAMNSYNHYAFGSVMAWVFRRVSGIDADPAMPGFHHIVISPHVEPGLSHTHTEYDSVYGTIMTDWTKDPNGQLQLSVKVPANTTATVFLPATSTSVVKQDGEPVTIPYKEGSMVREIGSGSYRFSIASN; from the coding sequence ATGAAAATTCTGCGCCCCGCAATCTCTCCGCTCGCCTCCGTCGCGCGTACTCTGTTAGTTGCTCCGGTCTTCTCTCTTTGCGTAGCACAATGCTTCGCGGCACCAGTCCATCTTCGGGTTGATCAACAGGTTGATCCGCTTGGCATCGATTCGGCTGCGCCCACGCTGTCCTGGCAGAGTGATTCCACTGCTCGCAACTGGACTCAGTCTGCGTACAGGATTCTTGTTGCAAGTTCACCCGCCGGGCTGCGAGCCGAACATGCAGACGTTTGGGACAGCGGGAGGCAGGTTTCATCGGAGTCGGTAAATGTGGAGTATGCCGGGCCTGCGTTGAAGTCGCATCAACGGTGCTACTGGGCCGTTCGCACCTGGGACGCCAAGGGGAAAGAAGAGCGCTCCACCGAGGCCGCGTGGTGGGAGATGGGTCTGCTGCAACCGTCTGACTGGCAGGCCCAGTGGATCCGCCGCAGTGATGACGACGAGACCGCAATACTGAAAAAGATCGCGTGGATTTGGTTGCCGAATGGAGATGCGCAGCACGTCCCGCAGGGTGCGGAGGCGGAGTTCCGTTACAACCTGCATCTGAGCAAAGTACCCGCCTCAGCAAGTCTTCACGTCTTCGCAGGTGGGATCTTCACGACGCGGGTGAATGGCGTCGTCACCGGCCATAAGGATCAATGGGGATCTTTCGATCGCGAGGATATACGCGACCAGCTTCATGCAGGCGACAACCAGATCGTCATTCATATAGAAACTCCGAAGTCGAATGATGCGAACAAAACATTCCGCGCTGCCCTGGCCGCGGCTCTACAACTTACAGACGATTCAGGCAAAACGAGCTGGATCGAAAGCGACGATACATGGGAGGCTCGATCGATCAAACCAGCGCAAGGCAAGGAGTGGTCGCCCGCAAGAAGGCTGGGGGCCCTTGCGGATCTCCACTTTGGCGTCTACACGGATCGCGAGTCACCGGCTCCCAATCCTGACAGAATCGATTCAGGCACTGCACTATTCCGCAAGCAATTCACTTCAGAGCACAAGGTGGCGTCGGCGCGGCTTTATATCACTGCGCTCGGAAGTTATGAGGCCTTTCTGAATGGAAAGCGAGTCAGCGATTTTAGACTTACGCCTGGCTTTACTGACTATCGAAAGCGTGTTTTATACCAAACGTACGACGTCACTTCGCTCCTCGTATCGGGACACAACACTGTTGCGGCTATTCTGGGGGCAGGGTGGCATGGTAGTCCGCTGTTGTGGTCGGGCTCGCGGTTGTTTCCTGGGCCGGATCGTCTACGCGCTCAGCTGGAGCTAACTTTCGCGGACGGCACTCATCAAATGATCGCGACAGACTCAAGCTGGCAGACGGCCGCGTCGCCTATAGTCTCCTCCGAGATCTACGGCGGAGAAGCGTACGATGCCCGGCTTGAAGTGAAAGGTTGGAACACCTCTGCAACGCGCGATCCCTTGAGCTGGACGCCGGTGGTCGTCGATGATGCGAACACGAAGATTCTCGTGACGGCTCAACCAGACACGCCGGTTCAACCCAGGGAGACGATTACCCCGCTCAACGTAACAATGGTCGGATCCGGTAGTGCACAGGATGCCGTCTTCGACATGGGACAGAATATGGTCGGCGTCGTGAGGCTTCATGTGCGAGGCGCGCGAGGAACTACTGTAAAGTTGCGCTTCGCGGAGCGGCTGAATCCAGATGGAACTGTGTATACGGAAAATCTGCGCGACGCCGATGCGACGGACTACTACACACTCAGCGGCAACGGAGACGAGACGTGGACTCCGGTGTTTACTTTCCATGGCTTTCGTTATGTGCAGATGTCGGGCTATAGCGGAAAGCCTCCGCTATCGACTTTGCAGGGTGAGGTGTTGAACAGCCTTCCTGCTTCACCCTCAATTCGCTTTGAAAGTTCCAGCGAGCCTCTTAACAAGATGAGCCAGCTCGGCTTGTGGGGACAGCGCGGCAACTTCCTTTCTATCCCCACTGACTGTCCGCAACGTGACGAGCGCATGGGATGGATGGGCGATGCGGGCGCCTTCTGGCGCACAGGCTCGTACAACTTCGATATCGATGCGTTCTCACATAAGTTCATGCTGGATGTAACCGATGCGCAGACTGCCGATGGCGCATTCTCGAATATCTCGCCGGATCTTATGCTGGGTAGCAGCGACCATCCGGGCGCGCCTGGTTGGGGAGATGCGGGCGTGTTGGTCCCGTACGCAACCTGGTTGCAGTATGGAGACGCGTCGTTGATCGAAAAAGACTGGCCGGATATGGAGCGATGGATGGACTTCATCCTGCGCACAAATCCAAACTACATTCGAGAAAAAGAGCTTGGAAACAACTTTGCGGACTGGCTCGCGCCTGATCCACGTACGCCCTCTGACCTTGTTGCGACGGCATACTGGGTGATCATCGCGCGACAGATGCAGACGATGGCGGTCGCGCTTGGCCGCACTGCAGATGCCGAAAAGTATGCAACGCTGATCTCTCATATTCAGTCGGCGTATCAGAAAAAATATGTTCACTCTGACGGATCAGTCGCGGGAGACACGCAATCAGCCTATGTGTTGACGCTCTATACGGGGCTCGCTCCAAAAGAGCTTGAGAAGTCGATGACCGATCGCCTGGTGCGCGACATTCAGGCTCGCCAGACACACCTGACGACAGGCTTTCTGGGTACGCCGTTCCTGCTTTCAGTGTTGGAAGCTGAAGGCCGCTCAGATGTAGCGTACAAACTGCTTCTGACGACCACCTATCCGTCTTGGGGATACATGGTCGACAAGGGTGCGACGACATGGTGGGAACGCTGGAATGGTGACACCGGCGATCCTGCAATGAACTCCTACAACCACTATGCGTTCGGCTCCGTGATGGCGTGGGTCTTTCGACGTGTGTCGGGCATCGACGCAGATCCTGCGATGCCGGGCTTCCATCATATTGTGATTAGCCCACACGTCGAGCCCGGCCTATCCCATACGCACACCGAGTATGATTCTGTGTACGGAACGATTATGACGGACTGGACCAAAGACCCGAATGGGCAACTCCAACTGAGCGTGAAGGTGCCGGCCAACACCACCGCGACAGTCTTCCTTCCCGCAACTTCGACCAGCGTCGTGAAACAGGATGGAGAACCTGTGACGATTCCTTACAAAGAAGGATCGATGGTGCGCGAGATAGGTTCAGGAAGCTACAGGTTTTCGATCGCTAGCAACTGA
- a CDS encoding ribose-phosphate diphosphokinase has translation MLDGKPKTSGTDKTAPEEKRPGRLADDKRIKIFCGSSNKPLAEEICKFVGVPLGETRLQRFSDGEVHFQLLENVRGADVFLVQPTCFPVDQHLVELLIMMDALKRASAGRITVVIPYYGYARQDRKDRPRVAITSKLVADLLTTAGANRALLVDLHAAQIQGFFNIPVDHLFASPVLVSYFRKLELPNLTVVSPDAGGVERARFFAKKLDVPLAIVDKRRTDINVTEVMNVIGDVQGRTCLILDDIIDTAGTLVKTVDALLAEGAEKVYACATHPVLSGPAVERIAASRLEQLIVTNTIPLREDALKVEKIKVLSIAGLLGRAIESIHMETSVSTLFN, from the coding sequence ATTTTGGACGGGAAGCCAAAAACATCTGGAACGGACAAGACGGCCCCGGAAGAAAAGCGCCCCGGCAGGCTGGCAGATGATAAGCGCATCAAGATTTTTTGCGGGTCTTCCAATAAGCCTCTGGCTGAAGAGATCTGCAAGTTCGTCGGTGTGCCGCTGGGCGAGACCCGGTTGCAGAGATTCTCCGACGGCGAGGTTCATTTTCAGCTGCTCGAGAACGTTCGCGGTGCGGATGTATTTCTCGTGCAGCCTACGTGTTTTCCGGTCGATCAGCATCTTGTCGAACTGCTGATCATGATGGACGCGCTGAAGCGCGCCTCAGCCGGACGAATCACGGTTGTTATTCCTTACTATGGCTACGCCCGGCAGGACAGAAAAGACCGTCCGCGCGTTGCCATCACGTCGAAGCTGGTTGCCGATCTTCTGACCACCGCCGGTGCAAACCGCGCTCTGCTCGTCGATCTGCATGCAGCCCAGATTCAAGGCTTCTTCAATATTCCGGTAGATCATTTATTCGCCAGCCCGGTGCTGGTGAGCTACTTCCGGAAGCTGGAGCTGCCCAATCTGACGGTGGTTTCGCCGGATGCTGGCGGCGTGGAGAGGGCGAGATTCTTCGCCAAGAAACTTGATGTACCGTTGGCCATCGTCGACAAGCGGCGGACCGACATCAATGTCACCGAGGTGATGAACGTGATCGGCGATGTGCAGGGCCGGACGTGCTTGATCCTCGACGACATTATCGACACCGCCGGAACTTTGGTGAAGACGGTGGATGCGCTGCTGGCAGAGGGCGCGGAAAAAGTTTATGCGTGCGCAACGCATCCGGTGCTTTCGGGCCCGGCGGTCGAGCGCATCGCAGCGTCGCGGTTGGAGCAGTTGATCGTGACGAATACCATCCCTCTTCGCGAAGACGCGTTGAAGGTGGAGAAGATCAAAGTGCTTTCGATTGCCGGTCTGCTTGGCCGCGCGATCGAGAGTATTCACATGGAGACCAGCGTCAGTACGCTGTTCAACTAG
- the ispE gene encoding 4-(cytidine 5'-diphospho)-2-C-methyl-D-erythritol kinase: MSTRVRSYSKINLGLAIGPTRPDGFHGLTTLYQTLDLHDLVTVTAKRAGTTRISLTTNHPFVPRDGRNTAWRMVERCLARLGVAAVVEIHIEKRLPVQGGMGAGSANAAAALLALEKELGEALPGVERLKLAAEIGSDVPLFLLGGAVLGLGRGEQVVPMPDLPKTWCVVAVPSVGVSTPAAFKDWDARRAAEAASREPRPKANDSGPQKSVGDVVGGESEEGELGEGHGVTRAVDLTSGPRVDKLQELSLAYSSLSTPTGVSLKGKTEDSRPGTSGIVRDPNPEKKRDLPGESQADAMNDLAENTLLALVRTGIGSDGLQNDFEEVVFPQYPSLRITKRQLMGSDLDGSAIYAALSGSGSALFGLYWSERDAKAAQQRVQSSVDSSDEGIAVQVFLTETLPRSEYWDRMFAE; this comes from the coding sequence ATGTCTACGCGTGTTCGTTCGTATTCGAAGATCAATCTTGGGCTGGCGATCGGGCCTACGCGGCCGGATGGGTTTCATGGGCTGACGACGCTCTATCAGACGCTCGACCTGCATGATCTGGTGACGGTCACGGCGAAACGCGCTGGCACGACCCGGATCTCGCTGACGACGAATCACCCCTTTGTTCCGCGCGATGGGCGAAACACGGCATGGAGGATGGTGGAGCGGTGTTTGGCTCGGCTAGGCGTAGCCGCCGTCGTCGAGATTCATATCGAAAAGAGGCTGCCGGTGCAGGGAGGGATGGGAGCCGGTTCGGCGAATGCCGCGGCAGCGCTGCTGGCCCTTGAAAAGGAGCTTGGCGAGGCTCTGCCGGGTGTGGAGCGGCTGAAGCTGGCAGCTGAAATCGGCTCGGATGTCCCTTTGTTTCTGTTGGGTGGGGCGGTTCTTGGCTTGGGACGTGGAGAACAGGTTGTTCCTATGCCGGATCTGCCGAAGACCTGGTGCGTGGTGGCGGTTCCGTCGGTGGGGGTATCGACGCCGGCGGCGTTCAAGGATTGGGATGCGCGGCGGGCGGCGGAGGCGGCCAGCCGGGAGCCTCGCCCTAAAGCGAATGACTCGGGACCGCAGAAGTCTGTGGGAGACGTGGTCGGAGGAGAGTCCGAAGAGGGAGAGCTGGGGGAGGGTCACGGCGTAACGCGTGCCGTTGACTTGACTTCCGGGCCCCGGGTTGATAAGCTACAGGAGTTGAGTCTTGCTTACTCATCCCTCTCTACCCCGACAGGCGTTAGCCTCAAAGGAAAGACAGAAGATAGTAGGCCCGGCACCTCCGGTATCGTTCGCGATCCTAATCCTGAGAAAAAACGGGATTTACCTGGTGAAAGCCAGGCTGACGCGATGAACGATCTGGCCGAGAATACCCTTCTCGCGCTTGTCCGCACCGGGATTGGAAGCGACGGTCTTCAGAACGATTTTGAAGAGGTCGTCTTTCCTCAGTATCCCTCCTTGCGAATAACCAAGCGTCAATTGATGGGTAGTGATTTGGATGGTTCCGCTATATATGCGGCTCTATCAGGTTCTGGCTCTGCACTGTTTGGACTTTACTGGTCTGAGCGGGATGCCAAGGCTGCTCAACAGCGCGTCCAGTCCTCTGTCGATTCGTCTGACGAGGGGATCGCGGTACAGGTCTTCCTGACGGAAACCTTGCCCCGGTCAGAGTACTGGGACAGAATGTTCGCGGAGTGA
- a CDS encoding 50S ribosomal protein L25, translating to MATTNTEAVVATPREGKFNKNAARRVRVAGKIPAVVYGAGQDAVAVAVDPKVITRILHSDSGHNTIFDLNVEGSTVVKAMIVDWQHEPIKGHLLHIDLKRIAMDKAMIVSVPIQLVGVPVGVKSQGGILEHVIREVEIECLPGDIPSHLDVDVSNLELHGIIHISDLPHSGSIKFLGDENATVAHVTIIKEEAPAADAVAAAPTEPEVAKKGKTDAAAPAAAPAADAKDAKKK from the coding sequence ATGGCAACAACCAACACAGAAGCAGTCGTCGCAACGCCCCGCGAGGGCAAGTTCAACAAGAATGCAGCTCGTCGCGTTCGTGTCGCCGGCAAGATTCCCGCCGTTGTCTACGGCGCGGGCCAGGACGCAGTCGCCGTTGCGGTCGACCCCAAGGTCATCACCAGGATTCTGCACTCCGACTCCGGTCACAACACCATCTTCGACCTCAACGTCGAGGGATCGACCGTGGTCAAGGCCATGATCGTCGACTGGCAGCATGAGCCCATCAAGGGTCACCTATTACACATCGACCTGAAGCGCATCGCGATGGACAAGGCGATGATCGTTTCGGTGCCGATCCAGCTGGTTGGCGTTCCTGTCGGCGTGAAGTCGCAGGGTGGCATCCTTGAGCACGTCATTCGCGAAGTTGAGATTGAGTGCTTGCCGGGCGACATTCCGAGCCACCTCGATGTGGACGTCTCCAACCTCGAGCTGCACGGCATCATCCACATCTCCGATCTGCCGCACTCTGGCAGCATCAAGTTCCTCGGCGATGAGAACGCGACGGTTGCACACGTCACCATCATCAAGGAAGAGGCTCCAGCCGCCGATGCGGTCGCTGCTGCGCCGACCGAGCCGGAAGTTGCCAAGAAGGGCAAGACAGATGCAGCCGCTCCGGCCGCTGCTCCTGCTGCCGATGCCAAAGACGCGAAGAAGAAGTAG
- the ggt gene encoding gamma-glutamyltransferase, producing the protein MPLASPRPNPCLAMTLCCLFFSRGTLLHAQTAISEEPVRAKHAMVVTIHHDATDAGLAILKQGGNAIDAAVAVAFTLAVVHPQDGNLGGGGFMLIRTNHGKTHFLDYREKAPAAATRNMYLDEQKNVVPELSTVGYKASGVPGTVAGLVYAQSHFGKLTLQQDMAPAIHFATDGYVLSAEEAQSLHNKSLSRFPTSAHIFQRDGDFYKEGDTFKQPLLAATLTRIAANPEEFYKGEMAKQIASFEQAGGGLITAADLAAYQVKDREPVKGAYHGYKIITAPPPSSGGIVLVEILNILSTYNLPKLGPDRSAPQVHVITEAFRRAYMDRADYLGDPDFTPQPIKEMANPAYAAAWRSSIQPNSPTPSKDLVRPAGFMPPPPQLQPPAHESTQTTHFSIVDADGNAVGNTFTLNNTFGSGVTVDGLGFLMNDEMDDFASKMGVPNMYGLIQGPANSIGPCKRPLSAMTPTIITTKGSLFHHPKLAFILGTPGGSTIITTVANDFLSVADNGLNIQQAADAPRFHHQYLPDRLELEKKFSPEVADQLRVMGYTVNRLAVADGHNPGTWGDSELIAVDPKTHELLGGHDNRRNYGKAAGY; encoded by the coding sequence TTGCCTCTCGCCTCCCCTAGACCGAATCCTTGCCTCGCAATGACTCTCTGCTGTCTCTTCTTCTCTCGAGGGACGCTGCTCCATGCACAGACCGCAATCTCCGAGGAGCCTGTTCGCGCTAAGCACGCCATGGTCGTCACCATTCACCATGACGCTACCGACGCCGGCCTCGCGATCCTGAAGCAGGGCGGCAACGCGATCGACGCGGCCGTCGCCGTCGCCTTCACCCTCGCTGTCGTACATCCGCAGGACGGCAATCTCGGCGGTGGAGGCTTCATGCTCATCCGCACGAACCACGGCAAAACTCACTTCCTCGACTATCGCGAGAAGGCTCCGGCCGCCGCAACCCGCAATATGTATCTCGATGAACAGAAGAACGTCGTCCCGGAGCTCTCTACCGTTGGTTACAAGGCCTCGGGCGTCCCCGGCACCGTCGCCGGGCTCGTCTATGCGCAGAGCCACTTCGGCAAGCTAACCCTTCAGCAGGACATGGCTCCCGCGATCCACTTCGCGACCGACGGTTACGTTCTCTCCGCCGAAGAAGCGCAGAGTCTCCACAACAAATCGCTCTCCCGCTTCCCAACCTCCGCGCACATATTTCAGCGCGATGGCGACTTCTATAAAGAGGGCGACACCTTCAAACAGCCTCTGCTGGCTGCAACTCTCACACGTATTGCGGCGAATCCCGAAGAATTCTACAAAGGCGAGATGGCGAAGCAGATCGCCTCGTTTGAACAGGCTGGTGGTGGCCTGATCACTGCTGCGGATCTCGCCGCTTACCAGGTGAAAGATCGCGAGCCAGTAAAAGGTGCCTACCACGGTTACAAAATAATTACTGCGCCGCCACCTTCTTCCGGCGGCATCGTCCTGGTCGAGATTCTCAACATACTCTCCACCTATAACCTGCCCAAGCTAGGCCCTGATCGTTCCGCTCCGCAAGTCCATGTCATCACCGAAGCCTTTCGTCGTGCCTATATGGATCGCGCCGATTATCTCGGCGATCCCGACTTCACGCCGCAGCCAATCAAAGAGATGGCGAACCCTGCCTATGCTGCCGCGTGGCGCAGCTCCATTCAACCCAACTCACCCACGCCGTCGAAAGACCTAGTCCGTCCCGCAGGATTCATGCCGCCTCCTCCGCAGCTTCAACCTCCCGCGCATGAATCCACGCAGACCACACACTTCTCCATCGTCGATGCCGACGGAAATGCGGTCGGAAACACTTTTACGCTGAACAATACCTTCGGTTCAGGAGTAACCGTCGATGGCCTAGGCTTCCTGATGAACGACGAGATGGACGACTTCGCCTCAAAGATGGGCGTCCCCAACATGTACGGCCTCATTCAAGGCCCTGCCAACTCAATCGGCCCCTGCAAACGCCCGCTCTCAGCCATGACCCCCACCATCATCACCACGAAGGGCAGCCTCTTCCATCACCCCAAGCTTGCCTTCATACTCGGCACCCCGGGTGGTTCCACCATCATAACCACGGTAGCGAACGACTTCCTCAGCGTCGCCGACAATGGCCTCAACATCCAGCAGGCCGCCGACGCCCCTCGCTTCCATCACCAGTACCTGCCCGACCGCCTCGAGCTCGAAAAGAAGTTCTCGCCTGAGGTCGCCGACCAACTCAGAGTGATGGGCTATACCGTGAATCGACTCGCCGTCGCGGACGGGCATAACCCCGGCACCTGGGGCGACAGCGAACTAATTGCAGTAGATCCTAAAACCCACGAGCTGTTAGGCGGGCATGATAACCGCCGCAACTACGGCAAAGCAGCGGGCTATTGA